Sequence from the Segatella copri genome:
TCTTTTACCACCTTAGTCTGGCGCGCTCCGCTCTCGCGATAGAACGAACTGGAGAAACGGCTTGGCCAGTGGCATACGATAACCGCCACATCCTCGCCCGCCAGCTCACCACGTACGGTGAAGAAACCACGGGTCTTGTAGGCAGAATCCTTGGCGAGTTCCTGTACGTAAGGCACCAATCGGGTATTCTTCACCGTGAAGAGTGCCGGATTATAGAGCAGCGCACAGTCGATGCCTCGCTTATCGGGACCCTCGATATGGCAGAACTGCATATTTCTTGCCTTGAGAGGTGGCTGCGCGGTGAGATCTTTCAGCACGTTGGCATTTTCAACCTCAGACAGACCGATGAAGGCACAGCCCACGTTAGGCAGCACATCGGTACCCATGTCGGCAAGTGCACGCGACATATTCTTGAGTTTATTGGTATATTTCATACCATTCCATCCCTTAGCAGGGAGATACTCATAATCATTCTTACCGGCATCATGACAGGTATCGAAGAGGTTCTCCTGATTGTAGAAACCTACAGCATACACTTGAAACTGCCTGTTGCCTGAAGTCTGCGACTTTTTTTTCTGTGCTGTAGCGCCCAGCCCTATCATGAGGAGGGCAGCCAGCAAGAGCAATTGTTTTCTCATACAATATTAATTATTAATGTATACCTTATTATATATGTATTTCTTAAATTCATAAGGAAATACGCAGCAAAGATACCTAAAAAACCGGAAATATCTCCATAAAAACGAATAATTTTTCAGTTTTCATGCATTTTTAACATAAATAACTTCTCTTTTAAAAAAAATTTTTGTTACTTTGCAGCACTAATAATTATTTTTGATCGGGACAGAAGACACAAGACCAGAAACCATGATAAGTCCCCCTTACAGTTTACCTAAACAAAATCCAACGGGACTATAAATATATCATCACTGCTCAAAGAAATCACTGTTGCCGATCTATTAATATTTAAAACATATAAACTATGCAGAAGAAAGTAAACTTAGCAATGTTAGCGCTCTTCTCGTGTTCATTGGCTATGGCTCAGAACGAAAAGACTGACCAGAACGTAGCACAGGGACTTGACGAGAATGCTTTCACCTTCTCCGAGGCACAGTTGGGCGAGGACGATGACATGTCATCCAATGTCACCATCCTCAATTCTACCAGCAACGTATACGCGAGCCAGGCAGGTTATCTGTTCTCGCCTGCACGTTTCCGCTACCGTGCCTTCAACCAGAAGTACAACGATGTCTATATCAACGGTGCTTCCATGAACGACATGGAGACCGGACAGTTCCGTTTCTCCAACATCGGCGGTTTGAACCGATTCTCCAGGAACGTAGACTTCGCCCTGCCTTTCGAAGCCAACGGCTATTCGATGACGGGCATGGCAGGCTCCAACAACTATGATTTCCGTGCCGGAAGCATGCAGGAAGGACAGTATGCCAGCGTAGGTGTTGCCAACCGCAACTATACCCTGCGCGGACTCTACTCCTACTCCAGCGGTTTCAACGAGAAGGGATGGGCCATTACAGCCGGTCTCACCTACCGCTGGGCTAACCAGGGATACGTAGAGGGAACCATTTACAACGCCCTCTCCTATTTCTTCGGTGTACAGAAGAAGTGGATGAACGGCCACTCGCTGAGCTTCTCTACATGGGGTAACCCGACAGAAAGAAGCACCCAGGGAGCATCTACCGACGAGGCTTACTGGCTGGCAAACGACTACCAGTATAACCCATACTGGGGATACCAGAACGGACACAAGAGAAACTCACGCGTAGTGAACGACTTTGCCCCTTCTGCCATCGCTACATGGGACTGGGAAATCAACGACCAGATGAAGCTCACCACATCGGTGTTCGGAAAATACTCTATGTACAAGAGCACCAAGCTCAACTACAACAACGCAGAGAATCCACAGCCAGACTACTGGAAGAACATGCCATCTGCCAACTACTATGTATGGGGCGACTACAAGAACGGCAACAACATGTATACCTGGGAAAACTGGAACAACGCCGTAAACTACTGGCAGGCAAGCAAGCAGAACCGACAGATTAACTGGGACCGCCTGTACTATGCCAACCAGCAGGCAGCCAAGAACGGACAAGATCTGCTCTACTATGTTCAGGCTAAGCACAACGACAACCTGACCCTGACCCTCTCGTCCGTGCTGAACACCAAGCTGACCAAGAAATCGAACCTGGCTACGGGTATCATGCTCGGAAAGAGTACCAACCAGCACTATCAGACACTGGAAGACATGCTGGGCGGTGCCATCTTCCACAACATCAACACCTATGCCCTGGGCGATTATCCTAAGACCGACCCACGTGTGCAGTACGACCTGAACACAGCCGGTCCTAACAACACAGGCAAGCTGGTTTACGAGGGTGACAAGTTCGGTTACGACTATCGCATCGACGTGAACAAGGCAAACGCATGGAGCACCTATACAGCCGAATTCTACAACATGAAGGCGATGCTGAGCGGACGTATCGGATATACCGGAATGAACCGCCGCGGCTACATGCGCAACGGTATGGCACCGAACAACAGCCAGGGCAAGAGCGGCACAGCCAACTTCCTGGACGGTGGCGTAAAGGGAAGCCTGAACGTGGATATGGGCAGAGGTCATGCCTTCAGCATCGGAGCCGGATACGAGCTGCGTGCGCCGATGGCAAGCACAGCCTTCATCTCGCCTGAAATCAGCAACGACTTCGTGACTAACCTCAAGAACGAGCGCATCTTCAGCTCTGAATTCAGCTACCTGTATCGCAACGCATGGCTGAGTGCCAACGTGAGCGGTTACTACAGCCGACTGGAGAACGTTACGGAATGGCAGAACTTCTACAACGATGATGAGAACTCATTCACCTACGTGAGCATGACCGGACTGAAGAAGGAATACTATGGTGTAGAGGTGGGCGCTAAGTTCAAGCTCACATCATGGCTCGACCTGAAGACTCTGGGCGCTATGAGCGAGGCGAAGAACATCAACAATGTAAACGCCGTATACATGCTCTCAAAGAGTGCTGAGGTTTACCAGGACAAGGCTTACGTGATGAATATGCGCGAGAGTGGCACACCGCTCACAGTGGGAAGCATCGGTCTCGATGCCCACGTAAACGGATGGTTCGTCAACCTCAATGCCAACTACTACGACCGCATCTACCTCTCTTATTCTCCAAGCTACAGATATGAGAAGGTGCTGACCAACCGCCAGGCTGCCTACAAGGCATTCCCTGAAATCTTTGCTCCTACTACACTCGACGGTATGAGCTGGACTGAGGATGCTGTAGCCCAGGAGAAGGGTCACGGAGGATGGATGGTTGACCTGAGCATAGGCAAGAGCGTGAGACTGAAGAAGGGATCTCTCAACTTTAACCTCATGATTACCAACCTGCTGAACAACCAGACCATCGTAACAGGCGGATATGAGCAGAACTCTCGTTCAAGCTATACACTGGATGCTAACGGCAACGTGAAGAATCCACGCCTCTACCAGTTCTCTAAGAATCCTAAGAAGTATTACACCTGGGGTACCAACGGCATGTTCCAGGTATCTTACAGATTCTAAAGAGCAGTTTCTCTATAACAATAAAAAGAAAGAACAATGAAAAAGATAAAATTCATAGCATTGGCATTCCTGGCACTGACCCTGGGGTCGTGTATGGGCGACGGTTATGCTGACCCAGACCTGACCGAGAAGGTGCCTGCAGCTCCATGGGGCAACAACAGCCTGAGGGAGAAGAATGTGATCAGCATAGCAGATTTGAAGACCCAGTTTGCTACGGTTATCAACAGCGACAATGGCTACAAGCAGATTGAGAAGGACATGATGATCAAGGCGGTAGTGACGGGCAATGATGTCAGTGGCAATATCTACAACCAGGTGAGCGTACAGGATGCATCCGGCGCTATCATCATAGCCATCAACGGAAGTGGTCTGTCGGGTTATCTTCCTGTTGGTCAGGAGATTCTCGTAAACCTGAAGGGTCTCTATATCGGAAGTTACAAGAAGTTGCCTCAGATTGGCGGTGTGAATACCAAGCTCTCAGACGGAAGTCTGGGTATGGGAAAGATAGAGCGTGCTATCTGGAACGAGCACTTCAAGATTCTGAACCCTGGCG
This genomic interval carries:
- a CDS encoding endonuclease/exonuclease/phosphatase family protein produces the protein MRKQLLLLAALLMIGLGATAQKKKSQTSGNRQFQVYAVGFYNQENLFDTCHDAGKNDYEYLPAKGWNGMKYTNKLKNMSRALADMGTDVLPNVGCAFIGLSEVENANVLKDLTAQPPLKARNMQFCHIEGPDKRGIDCALLYNPALFTVKNTRLVPYVQELAKDSAYKTRGFFTVRGELAGEDVAVIVCHWPSRFSSSFYRESGARQTKVVKDSLLKLNPAMKVFVMGDMNDDPTNASMHKVLKAKAEISEVGADDMYNPWYNILAKEGKGTLFYSGSWNLFDQIVITPNLLNRDSKNKDYSSLKFWKNHIFRRDYLIQQEGQYKGAPLRTKAGGRWLNGYSDHLPVVMYLVKEKL
- a CDS encoding TonB-dependent receptor, yielding MQKKVNLAMLALFSCSLAMAQNEKTDQNVAQGLDENAFTFSEAQLGEDDDMSSNVTILNSTSNVYASQAGYLFSPARFRYRAFNQKYNDVYINGASMNDMETGQFRFSNIGGLNRFSRNVDFALPFEANGYSMTGMAGSNNYDFRAGSMQEGQYASVGVANRNYTLRGLYSYSSGFNEKGWAITAGLTYRWANQGYVEGTIYNALSYFFGVQKKWMNGHSLSFSTWGNPTERSTQGASTDEAYWLANDYQYNPYWGYQNGHKRNSRVVNDFAPSAIATWDWEINDQMKLTTSVFGKYSMYKSTKLNYNNAENPQPDYWKNMPSANYYVWGDYKNGNNMYTWENWNNAVNYWQASKQNRQINWDRLYYANQQAAKNGQDLLYYVQAKHNDNLTLTLSSVLNTKLTKKSNLATGIMLGKSTNQHYQTLEDMLGGAIFHNINTYALGDYPKTDPRVQYDLNTAGPNNTGKLVYEGDKFGYDYRIDVNKANAWSTYTAEFYNMKAMLSGRIGYTGMNRRGYMRNGMAPNNSQGKSGTANFLDGGVKGSLNVDMGRGHAFSIGAGYELRAPMASTAFISPEISNDFVTNLKNERIFSSEFSYLYRNAWLSANVSGYYSRLENVTEWQNFYNDDENSFTYVSMTGLKKEYYGVEVGAKFKLTSWLDLKTLGAMSEAKNINNVNAVYMLSKSAEVYQDKAYVMNMRESGTPLTVGSIGLDAHVNGWFVNLNANYYDRIYLSYSPSYRYEKVLTNRQAAYKAFPEIFAPTTLDGMSWTEDAVAQEKGHGGWMVDLSIGKSVRLKKGSLNFNLMITNLLNNQTIVTGGYEQNSRSSYTLDANGNVKNPRLYQFSKNPKKYYTWGTNGMFQVSYRF